In the genome of Natronorubrum daqingense, the window GCGGTATCGAGGGCGTCCGCCACCTCGAGCAGGCTGCAGAGGGCCTTCCGATCGACGCACTGTCGTTCGCTCGCGGCTCGATCGACGCCATGCACGCGGGCGACGGCTTCGGCGCGAGCGGAGCGAACGACGCGGAGTTCGGCGACGAACGAGCGGCAACCCGAGCGGCCGACAAGCCCTTCGGCATTCACGCGGGCGAGGTCGACGCGAGCGACATCGATCCGGCCCTCGATCTCGAGCCCGAGTTTCTGGTCCACGTGGTCCATCCCGAGCGAGATCACCTCGAGCGCATCGCAGAGCAAGCGGTGCCGGTCGTCGTCTGTCCCCGCTCGAACGTCGTCACGGACGTCGGCCTCTCGCCGTACACCGCGCTGAACGAACGAACGACGCTCGCACTCGGGACGGACAACGTCATGTTAAACTCGCCGTCGATGTTCCGTGAGATGGCGTTTCTGTCGAAGTGCTCGGAGCTACCGGCCGACGAAATCCTTCGGATGGCGACGATCAACGGGGCCGAGATCGCCGGCCTCGAGTGCGGACTCATCGAACCGGGCCGACGCGCACGGCTGACAATTCTCGACGGCGACTCGCACAATCTCGCGGGTGCGCGCGACCCCGTCCGGGCCGTGGTCCGCCGAGCGGGCGTCGACGACGTTCGAGAGGTTCTCCTCGACCCGTGAGATCGATTCCGTCCCCCGATTTCTGACGCAGATTCCGTTCTATTCGCTCGAGTGAGGGTCTCTCGACACCACAACAACGTTATTATACTCTCGGGAGCTATATGTTCACATATAGCATGTACGACTGCATCCTCGTTCCGACTGACGGATCGCCCGAAGTCGAACGCGCGCTCGAGTACGCGTTCGAGTTGGCACAGGTCCACGACGCGACGGTCCGGGCGATTTACGTCGTCAGCGTCGCGGGCTATGGGGGGCTGCCCATGGAGACCGCACTGGAGGGAGTCAGCGGGGCCCTCCGCGACGAAGGGGAAGCAGCCGTCCGCCGAGTCCAGGAGCTAGCTCCCGACGGTGTCGAGGTCGAAACGCTGGTGCTCGAGGGCTCCCCGAGTCGCGTCATCGTCGAACAGGCGCAGCCGGACCGGTGTGACCTCGTGGTGATGGGGACCCACGGCCGTGGCGGCATCGACCGACTCCTGCTGGGCAGCGTGACGGAACGAGTCGTCCGGCGCGCCCCCGTTCCCGTGCTGACCGTTCAAGTCGATCCGACCGAATCGGGCGAGCAACCAGAACAGCCGTCGCTCGCCGTCGAGTGAGTGTTTCGGCACACAAGTCGATTTTCTCGAGTCTCCGAAGCGGTTACTCAGACGGGACGCAAATGCTCACAGTCGCCGGCAGCGACCGTTTCGTTGCCGTCTGCCGTTTCCACCACGAGGGCACCCGAGTCGGTGATATCCACCGCGTCGCCGACGAGTTCCCCCGACGGCCGCTCCACGCGCACCCGCTGGCCGAGCGTGAGCGCCAACTCACGCCAGGCTGGAACCACGCTCTCGAGGTCGGTTCGGTACTCCGCTAACTCCTCGAGTAGGCGTTGAACGAACCGTCGTCGGTCCACGTCGCCGGCTTCCTCGCGAATCGTCGTCGCCGTTTCGGGGAGGTCGGCGGCATCGATGTTCGCGTTGACGCCGATGCCGACGGCGATCCACTCGACGCGGTCCATCTCGCCTTCCATCTCCGTGAGAATGCCTGCGAGCTTTCGGTACTCGCCGTCCTCGCCGACGGGGACGACGACGTCGTTCGGCCACTTGATCCGCGCGTCGACGCCGGCCTCGCGGGCCGCTCGAGCCGTCGCCACCGACGCCGCGAGCGTGTACAGCGGCGCCCGTGCGGGCGTGATTTTCGGCCGCGTGAGCAGGCTGAGCCAGACGCCGCCCGACGGTGCCGACCACGCGCGCTCGAGTCGACCGCGCCCGCCGACCTGTTCGTCCGCCACGACCGCCACGTCCGTCGCCCCCGTCGCCGCCAGTTCTCGAGCGCGATCGTTCGTGCTGCCGATCGAGTCGTGATACTCGACGGAAACGGGTGCCTCGAGTTCGTACTCGATGGCGGGGGCGTTGTACGCAGCCACGTCGGTGAGTTCGTATCCGCCGGGTGCGCTTTCGATCTCGAAACCGGCGTCTCGAAGCGCGTCGACTTGCTTCCAGACTGCGGCCCGCGAGATGTCGAGCGAGTCGGCCAGCTGCGGCCCCGATATGGGGCCATCGGCGAGGGACTCGAGGATGGCGCGTCGCGTCTCGTTCATTGCTATGCATTCGACGGGGGCGCGCTCGTACTTGAATCGGCAGGATCTCCCGACGAGAAGCCGAGAACATTCCGGACCGCGAGAGACCGACCGCATCCCAAATACTGATACGGGTTTGAGGTTTCGTATCTGACATGCTCGGTCGCCCGTCCTGTCCAGACTGTGAGAGCACGTTGCTCGTGTCGAAGATACGGACGAGTGGCGCGTTGCTTCGGCCCTCAGAGAACTACTACCGCTGTTTTCGGTGTTTCAGTAAATTCACCCCAACGACCGAAACTGATCGTGAGGGAGGCGAAACACGGAGTCCGCGCAGGACGCCGCTACCGAACGAAGCACAGACGCGAACGGATATCGTCGACGTGAATCTGGAACTGACCGAACGCGAAACGAAGTTCCGCGTCGACGAGTTCACCGTCACGGTCGCAAACAAGAGCGACGAACCCCGTCGAGTGACGCAGATCGATTTGCGATTCGACGACGGAAAACGAAAGACCACCCCGAAAAACGAGACCGTCGTCGCGAGCGAAACGACCGAAACCGTCGACGTCCGCTGGAGTTGGATTCATCCAGATCAGCACACGATGGCCATCGACGTCGAATTCGACGACGAGAGCGTCGTGTCGACCGAAACGGAGTTACCCGGCATTCGAAACGACGGGGAGTCACGCTGACGGAACCGTGTTCGAGGCGGACTACTCCCGAAGTTCGCGAAGCTTCGCTCGGCCCGGCGCGATCAGTTCGTCGAGGGAGGTTGCGAGCGTCCCCTTCGCGTCGGCGGGATGAAGTTCGCCCGACTCGAGGTCGGCGGCGAGCGTCTCGTAGTCCTCGTAGGTGAGGTTCCCGCCGTACTTCTCGGGTCGTTCGACGACGACCTCGTCGAATCGCGGGAAGACGTGGTACTCGAAGAGTTCGAGGACGGGATTCTCGAGGTCGCCCTCGGGGTCGCGCGTCGGTGGACAAAAGGCCGAATTAACCTTCTCCGCGAGGTCGTCACTCGAGTCTTCCATCGAGATGGTGATCCCTTCGCTCGAGGACATCTTGCCCTCGCCGCTGGTGAGGTCCGCGATGATCGGCGTGTGGAGACACGGCGGCGCGTCGTAACCCAGTTCCGGCAGTTCCTCGCGGGCGAGCATGTGGACCTTTCGCTGGTCGAGACCGCCGACGGCGAGGTCGAGATCGAGGTACTCGATGTCCAGACACTGCATCAGCGGGTAGACCAGGTGACTGACCTTCGCCGTCTCTCCCGACTGCAGTTCGGCCATCGCGCGCTGGGCGCGGTTCATCGTCGTCGAGAGCTCGAGTTCGTGGAGGTCGAGCGTGTAGTCGTCCTCGAGTTGGAACTCGGAGCCGTAGACGAACTCGGTGTTCTCCTCGTCGAGGCCGTAGGCGACGAACTGGGCTTTCATCTGCTCTGCCGTGTCGCGGATCTCCTCGAACGATCCCTTCCCGTTGAGGTAGGCGTGAACGTCCGCGAGCAAGACGACGACCTCCATCCCGGCGTCCTGTAAGTCGATGAGCTTGTTGGCCGTCAGGAGGTGGCCCAGGTGCAACACGCCTGAGGGTTCGTAGCCGACGTAGGCTCGCTTGCCCTCGGAATCCGTCGCGAGGGCCCGGACCTCCTCGTCGGTGACGACCTCCTCTGCGTTTCGCGTGATCAGGTCGTAGGCATCCATCACTCGAGTGGTATCAACGAACGGATTTATGCCTTTGCGAACGACGCTCGGGATGTGACAGACTCTCTCTGTTGGGATCGGGACACGATTCGCCGAGTAGCGATCATCGACCGATCGTTCCCTGTCGCGTAATTGCCGCGTCTGGGTCGATCGAGAAAGCGACGGCCGTCGTGTCCTCCGTCGCGGTGAGCGTGAGCCCGTCGTCGCCGACGAACAGGCCCTGTTCTCGCTCGTCGAATCGGGTCTCACCGGCCTCGAGCGCGCCGTCGAAGACGTAGAGGTACGTATCCCGTTCGCGAGTGTCGACGCCGTCGACGCGAGGAAGGTCGACGGTCGAGCCGGCCTCGAGACGCACGTCGAAGAAGTCGACCTCGTTTCGGACGAAGAACGGAGCGTCGCCACCATCCGGGCCGAAGAGGTGTCGCCACTCGCCGACATCGGAGTCCGGCATCGGGCCGTGTTGGATTTGCGCCTCGAGGTCGAGCCCGTGGGGCCGGACGAAAATCTGTAGCATCCGAAGCGGCGGGTCCGAGTCGAGCGTTCGCTCCTCGTGCCAGAAGCCCCGCCCCGAGTTCATCACCAACAGGTGCTCGGGATCGGTGAGGAGTCGATTTCCCTGTCGGTCGTTGTGGCGCATCACGCCGGCGGGCACCCACGACACGATTTCATCGTTCCGATGCGGGTGCATCGAGATCAGCGTGTCCGGATCCAGAACCGATTCGACGACCGTGGCGAGCGGGCCGTACCCGTGGTCGTCGTGGTCCGGATGGAGCCGCCCGGGGAAATTGAAATACGTTCGAAACGAGCCCTGATTCTGGGAGACGGTCGTCGGCGGGGCCTTGTAAAACGTTGTCTCGGTCTCAGTATCCGTTTCAGAGTGGCCTGTCATGGGAGCTAAATTACGGAGACGATCCGTTTATCTTGCGGTAACACCGACCCAATCGGGTAACGTCGGCGTCCACGATAAGTCCGAGTAGAATACTTCTAACAGCGTCAGTACTGACCTGACGCGGTGTTACAGTCCGTCTCGAATCCGTCTCTCGGCGTCCTCAAGCGCACGCTCGCGGTCGAACTCCTCGACGACCGTCCGAAGTTCCGCCTCCTCGGCGTCGGTCAACGCGTTCGCGTGCTCGGTCATGTTCGGAACCGCGCGAATGATGTTGTCGACGATCGGGACGTCTGCAACCTGTGGCGAACGCGAGAGCGGGTTGAGGTCGATGACGATTTCTGTCTTGTCCATCTCGTTCAACGCTTCCGCGCGGTCGCCGTCCTCGAGGGGAACGAGCACGACGTCTGCCGCGTGGATTCCGTCTTCGTCGACTTTCGCGCGCTGGTGGTCCAGATTCGGGATTCGAGCGTCGGCCTCGAGTCCCTTTACGTCCTCGGCACCGTGTTCGCGGAGGTGAGCCGTGATCGCGCCGATTCGCTCCGGCGTCCGATTGAAGAGGTTGACCTCGAGGTCGGCTCCGGTCGCGTCAGCCAGCTCGACCATCTCGCCGGGAACCAAGGCGGCGACGTTGCCGTTGATCGAGAGGACCGGGTCGTCGGCCAACAGGAGGTGGGCCGCGGCCGCTCGTTCCGCGTCGTCCGCACTGGGAATGGTCTCCTCGCCGAGTAAGTAATCGAACGCGCTGCCTCGCCCTTCGGCGTGCATCCCCTGGAGGTGCGTGATCCCCTTCTCGACACCGCGCTCGATTCGGTGGCGCGTGAGCAGGTCCTGGTATCTCGGATGGTCCTCGGGAATCTCCTCTTCGTGCTCGACGTCGGCGGAGACGGTGTCGTAGTCGGTCACGATCGATCACTGGAGACCGTCGATAAAAAACGGCCCGATCGATTCTCGAGCAAGCGGGTGTGGGATCGTCGTATAAAACCCCGATATGCTTCGTGCAAACGCACTCCCCTTGGTCCACGCTACGTCCGTCCATGGACTCCGACCGTCGAACACGGAAGGCGACGGAGACGACCGAATCCGCCGTCGTGGACAACCGCGAGTACGAAGCCCACCTCGAGCGAAGTCGGACCGTCTGGGATCGGTGGAGCGACTGGTACACGCTGAGCGAGCGGGACTTCGAACCGATGCGCGAGGACGCGATGGATCGCCTCGAGTTACAGCCGGGAGACCGCGTCCTCGATATCGGCTGTGGCCCCGGCGTCAATTTCGAACGACTGCGAAACGAGATTGGGCCCGATGGCGAACTCGTGGCCGTCGACTACAGTCCGGAGATGGTCGTGAAGGCGCGCAAACGCGTCGAGGAACACGGATGGAAAAACGTCGAGGTTCGTCGGGCCGACGCCGCGAGGGCCGAATTCGACGTGCCGTTCGACGGGGCTATCGCGACGCTCTCCATGAGCGTCATGGCAGACATTCGCGACACGGCCGAGACGATCTACCGCGCGCTCACACCGGACAGTCGGTTCGTCGTCTTCGACGTTCGGCCGGTTCCTGACGGACCCACACGCGTGTTCAACCCCGTCATCCGCCGCTTTCTCCGGTGGTACGCGAACTGGAATCCGGACGAATCCGTCATCGAGGCGTTCGCGACGGTCTTCGACGAGTGTGCTATCGTGGCCACCTACAACGGGGGCTGTACGTACACGACTGTCTGTGAGAAGAGGAATCAGTCGGCTGGCGGCTGAACCGACTCGAACGCCGACACGTCACGGGCGGTCTTCGAGCACGCGCTCGACAGCGTGTGCTTCGCCTCGGCGCAGGAGTTCCGAGGCGGTCGAAACGGCACACTCGAGTTCGTCGGCGACGACTTCGATTCCAGCCTCGCGTGGCACCTCGTAGAAGCCGACGTCCCACGCAGTCTGCAGTGCCGTCCGCTGTCGATCAGAGACCGATGTCCCGCTCACCGTCACGTCGGTGCTCACCCAGCGAACGTCCAGGCGGATGCCATCCGGAACCGTGCTCACCAGCTGCTCGAGACCCGACGGATGGCCGACCAGCGTCAGTCGAATCGTCCGATCCGACCGTATCTCGATCGGTGGGACGACCACGACGGTATCCTGTGAGAGTGACGACAGCAGCGACAACCCGTCCGACCCGAGTTCCCGTCGCAGGTACAGGAAGAACCCCTCGGTAGCCGGCGTCACATCGTACTCGAGCACCGACTCGAGATTCGACAGGAGCGGTTCGTACGCCGCTGGCTCGCCGTATACGAACGACGTGATCGTTTCGACGCCGTCGACGGCCTGTCCCCCGACGACGAGTTCGCGATCGAGCGCGTCCGATTCGCAGATCCCCTCGTGGATCGGCGGAATCGTCTCCGGCGTGTACTCGAGTTCGACACGCATCGACTTCATCGACCGAATATTCACCTGCTGGGTGAAAAGTCCTGACCGCCCTGGAAGACGGATTCGTCGACTCGGGCCTCGTGACTCGGGGGCAGTGTCGGTCGCTCACAGCACGTTTGACTCTCGGGTGGAAACCACGTCAAAACAGCCGAGACGTTCGAAAACCTCCGTTGCGAATCGAGCCCGCTCGCTCACTCGGTAAAGGTGATCCAGCCCTCTGGCGCGTGCGATTTCACGTCGTTCATTGCTTCGCGGGCGTCCGTTCGGTTCTCGTAGTGTTGGGTGCTCTCGGCCATCGTCGAGCCGTACTCGTCGACCAGCCGCCAGACCCAGCCGTCGTCCGCCGTGTGCAGTTCGAAGGAGACGCTGTCGATCTCGAGGATACTCGCCTCCTCGATCAGCGGGCGGACGTCCTCGAGTGCGCCTCGAGCAGCCTCGCTCGACTCGTGTGTCTCT includes:
- a CDS encoding biotin--[acetyl-CoA-carboxylase] ligase: MNETRRAILESLADGPISGPQLADSLDISRAAVWKQVDALRDAGFEIESAPGGYELTDVAAYNAPAIEYELEAPVSVEYHDSIGSTNDRARELAATGATDVAVVADEQVGGRGRLERAWSAPSGGVWLSLLTRPKITPARAPLYTLAASVATARAAREAGVDARIKWPNDVVVPVGEDGEYRKLAGILTEMEGEMDRVEWIAVGIGVNANIDAADLPETATTIREEAGDVDRRRFVQRLLEELAEYRTDLESVVPAWRELALTLGQRVRVERPSGELVGDAVDITDSGALVVETADGNETVAAGDCEHLRPV
- a CDS encoding tyrosine--tRNA ligase encodes the protein MDAYDLITRNAEEVVTDEEVRALATDSEGKRAYVGYEPSGVLHLGHLLTANKLIDLQDAGMEVVVLLADVHAYLNGKGSFEEIRDTAEQMKAQFVAYGLDEENTEFVYGSEFQLEDDYTLDLHELELSTTMNRAQRAMAELQSGETAKVSHLVYPLMQCLDIEYLDLDLAVGGLDQRKVHMLAREELPELGYDAPPCLHTPIIADLTSGEGKMSSSEGITISMEDSSDDLAEKVNSAFCPPTRDPEGDLENPVLELFEYHVFPRFDEVVVERPEKYGGNLTYEDYETLAADLESGELHPADAKGTLATSLDELIAPGRAKLRELRE
- a CDS encoding 4-phosphopantoate--beta-alanine ligase, which gives rise to MTDYDTVSADVEHEEEIPEDHPRYQDLLTRHRIERGVEKGITHLQGMHAEGRGSAFDYLLGEETIPSADDAERAAAAHLLLADDPVLSINGNVAALVPGEMVELADATGADLEVNLFNRTPERIGAITAHLREHGAEDVKGLEADARIPNLDHQRAKVDEDGIHAADVVLVPLEDGDRAEALNEMDKTEIVIDLNPLSRSPQVADVPIVDNIIRAVPNMTEHANALTDAEEAELRTVVEEFDRERALEDAERRIRDGL
- a CDS encoding pirin family protein — translated: MTGHSETDTETETTFYKAPPTTVSQNQGSFRTYFNFPGRLHPDHDDHGYGPLATVVESVLDPDTLISMHPHRNDEIVSWVPAGVMRHNDRQGNRLLTDPEHLLVMNSGRGFWHEERTLDSDPPLRMLQIFVRPHGLDLEAQIQHGPMPDSDVGEWRHLFGPDGGDAPFFVRNEVDFFDVRLEAGSTVDLPRVDGVDTRERDTYLYVFDGALEAGETRFDEREQGLFVGDDGLTLTATEDTTAVAFSIDPDAAITRQGTIGR
- a CDS encoding helix-turn-helix domain-containing protein, with product MKSMRVELEYTPETIPPIHEGICESDALDRELVVGGQAVDGVETITSFVYGEPAAYEPLLSNLESVLEYDVTPATEGFFLYLRRELGSDGLSLLSSLSQDTVVVVPPIEIRSDRTIRLTLVGHPSGLEQLVSTVPDGIRLDVRWVSTDVTVSGTSVSDRQRTALQTAWDVGFYEVPREAGIEVVADELECAVSTASELLRRGEAHAVERVLEDRP
- a CDS encoding universal stress protein, with amino-acid sequence MYDCILVPTDGSPEVERALEYAFELAQVHDATVRAIYVVSVAGYGGLPMETALEGVSGALRDEGEAAVRRVQELAPDGVEVETLVLEGSPSRVIVEQAQPDRCDLVVMGTHGRGGIDRLLLGSVTERVVRRAPVPVLTVQVDPTESGEQPEQPSLAVE
- a CDS encoding class I SAM-dependent methyltransferase codes for the protein MDSDRRTRKATETTESAVVDNREYEAHLERSRTVWDRWSDWYTLSERDFEPMREDAMDRLELQPGDRVLDIGCGPGVNFERLRNEIGPDGELVAVDYSPEMVVKARKRVEEHGWKNVEVRRADAARAEFDVPFDGAIATLSMSVMADIRDTAETIYRALTPDSRFVVFDVRPVPDGPTRVFNPVIRRFLRWYANWNPDESVIEAFATVFDECAIVATYNGGCTYTTVCEKRNQSAGG
- a CDS encoding amidohydrolase family protein, with protein sequence MERTGTILRGREFEPIEGRIVIDDDGRIEAIEEASVEGSDIILPAFVNAHTHIGDSIAKEAGGGLSLEELVAPPDGLKHRLLRQASPEELIDAMRRSLQFMQRSGTAACLDFREGGIEGVRHLEQAAEGLPIDALSFARGSIDAMHAGDGFGASGANDAEFGDERAATRAADKPFGIHAGEVDASDIDPALDLEPEFLVHVVHPERDHLERIAEQAVPVVVCPRSNVVTDVGLSPYTALNERTTLALGTDNVMLNSPSMFREMAFLSKCSELPADEILRMATINGAEIAGLECGLIEPGRRARLTILDGDSHNLAGARDPVRAVVRRAGVDDVREVLLDP